A region of Candidatus Hydrogenedentota bacterium DNA encodes the following proteins:
- a CDS encoding phytoene/squalene synthase family protein, with protein MRPSHRLVQGQALCFAAQVQRFPVPRIDSPLKARLFYAADKPHYVFQKAQQPVDTVNTDTPHPDALVEDLAYENAILQGVSRTFALTIPQLPSGLRAVVGNAYLLCRIADTIEDSDTLTLEEKRRYYDWFVGAVELKASSSEFGRELASKLQGSTLEAERDLVRNTERVLRITHSFSDADQAALQRCIRIMSAGMEDFQEGRFTDGLRDQEHLDAYCYHVAGVVGEMLTELFCAHSRDIASCKDELERRAISFGQGLQMTNILKDIWDDKKRRVCWLPQVTFARAGFDLRNLESAAGDPAFHAALGQLIAVARRHLENALDYTLLIPKSERGIRNFCLWAIGMAVLTLRKINRQRDFTSGAEVKISRRSVRATICLADFLGGSNRLLRLAFRLAAAGLPESQPLAPGNA; from the coding sequence ATGAGGCCAAGCCACCGCCTGGTACAAGGCCAGGCGCTGTGTTTCGCCGCGCAGGTTCAGAGGTTTCCGGTTCCACGAATTGACAGCCCTCTGAAGGCGCGACTATTCTATGCGGCAGACAAGCCGCATTACGTATTCCAGAAAGCGCAACAGCCCGTGGACACCGTGAATACAGACACGCCGCACCCTGATGCCCTTGTGGAGGATCTCGCGTATGAGAACGCTATCTTGCAGGGGGTATCGCGGACGTTTGCGCTGACCATTCCCCAATTGCCTTCCGGTCTTCGCGCGGTGGTCGGCAACGCGTATCTGTTGTGCCGCATTGCCGATACCATCGAGGACTCAGACACGCTTACCCTCGAGGAGAAACGGCGGTATTACGACTGGTTCGTGGGGGCGGTCGAGCTAAAAGCTTCTAGCAGTGAGTTCGGCCGCGAACTCGCCTCGAAGCTTCAGGGCAGCACTCTCGAAGCGGAACGCGATCTTGTGCGCAACACCGAACGCGTGTTGCGCATCACCCACAGTTTCTCAGACGCCGACCAGGCTGCGCTGCAGAGGTGCATCCGCATCATGTCCGCGGGCATGGAGGATTTTCAGGAGGGCCGGTTTACCGACGGACTGCGTGATCAAGAACACCTCGACGCGTACTGTTACCACGTCGCGGGAGTGGTCGGGGAGATGTTGACCGAGTTGTTTTGCGCCCATTCGCGGGACATTGCGTCGTGCAAAGACGAGCTCGAGCGCCGCGCCATCTCGTTCGGCCAGGGGCTCCAGATGACCAACATCCTTAAAGACATCTGGGACGACAAGAAGCGCCGCGTGTGCTGGCTGCCGCAAGTGACGTTCGCGCGCGCCGGCTTCGATCTGCGCAATCTCGAGAGCGCCGCGGGCGACCCCGCATTCCATGCGGCGCTGGGCCAGCTCATCGCGGTGGCGCGCCGCCACCTCGAGAACGCCCTCGATTACACGCTGCTGATTCCCAAGTCCGAGCGCGGGATCCGCAATTTCTGCTTGTGGGCGATTGGCATGGCCGTGCTCACCCTGCGGAAAATCAACCGCCAGCGTGATTTCACGTCGGGGGCCGAAGTCAAGATATCCCGCCGAAGCGTTCGCGCAACCATCTGCCTTGCGGACTTTCTGGGCGGGAGCAACCGTCTTCTACGCCTGGCCTTTCGTCTGGCCGCCGCGGGTCTCCCCGAGTCCCAGCCGCTGGCGCCCGGGAATGCCTGA
- a CDS encoding uroporphyrinogen decarboxylase family protein, with translation MTLRERIVSVYRGETPDLVPYMLDLSHWFYHKHRKPWDLSAVHSEPETDLIAYHRETGAGFYIPQLPSFYDVCYPEDVTAAVAKSEDGSHITWTIETPLGAISRRRRWEPQNYAWGIVDWGVRSERDLDVLGYALSQRTYVPHWDRYDEWVRAVGDTGVVYVPTGYSAMGHLLNYWMGVQGAIYATIEMHGPVRAFADAVNANLLECVDMLARSPAEIIIMGDNFSSDIQPPYFFEEWSRPYYAEAIARLHRAGKYAAVHIDGRLRGALGMFRAIGADCADAVTPWAPGDLSPEGCREEAGPDMILSGGVPPNLWLPSVDVAAFDRAVLQWLELRESGPRLIANAGDQVPPGADESRIHRMRDLVNKYGRC, from the coding sequence ATGACTCTTCGCGAGCGTATCGTGTCGGTTTACCGGGGGGAAACCCCGGACCTTGTTCCCTACATGCTCGATCTCTCCCACTGGTTCTATCACAAGCACCGGAAACCGTGGGACCTGAGCGCCGTTCACAGCGAGCCGGAAACCGACCTCATCGCGTATCACAGGGAAACCGGTGCGGGCTTCTACATTCCCCAACTGCCATCGTTCTACGACGTCTGTTATCCGGAGGATGTAACGGCCGCCGTTGCCAAGTCCGAGGACGGAAGTCATATCACGTGGACGATCGAGACGCCCCTGGGAGCCATCTCGCGCAGGCGGCGCTGGGAACCGCAAAACTACGCCTGGGGCATCGTGGATTGGGGTGTCCGGTCCGAGCGCGACCTCGATGTTCTGGGCTATGCTCTCTCGCAACGCACGTATGTGCCGCACTGGGACCGCTACGATGAATGGGTCCGGGCGGTGGGAGACACCGGCGTGGTCTATGTCCCCACGGGCTACAGCGCCATGGGCCACCTTCTCAACTACTGGATGGGCGTGCAGGGCGCCATCTACGCCACCATCGAAATGCACGGCCCCGTGCGCGCGTTCGCCGACGCCGTGAACGCCAACCTCCTCGAGTGCGTCGATATGCTCGCGCGGTCTCCCGCGGAAATCATCATCATGGGAGACAATTTCTCGAGCGATATCCAGCCGCCCTACTTCTTCGAGGAGTGGTCGAGGCCTTACTATGCCGAAGCCATCGCGCGTTTGCACCGGGCCGGGAAATACGCCGCGGTCCACATCGACGGCCGCCTCCGCGGCGCCCTGGGCATGTTTCGCGCCATCGGCGCCGACTGCGCCGACGCGGTCACGCCATGGGCCCCCGGCGACCTCAGCCCGGAAGGTTGCCGCGAGGAAGCGGGCCCGGACATGATCCTCTCGGGCGGTGTGCCTCCTAACCTGTGGCTGCCCAGTGTTGACGTGGCCGCCTTTGACCGGGCTGTCCTGCAATGGCTCGAACTGCGCGAATCCGGCCCGCGCCTCATCGCCAACGCCGGGGACCAGGTCCCTCCCGGCGCCGACGAATCCCGGATCCACCGCATGCGCGACCTCGTCAACAAGTACGGACGGTGCTGA
- a CDS encoding sialate O-acetylesterase, with protein sequence MKKVTALTTCLITFATLLLATLLTGAPCAAAAELRLPAVFADHAVLQQNARVPVWGWGEPGETITVAIAGQTATAIAGTDGRWQADLAPMTAGGPHELVVTAGSGSKTFSDILIGEVWLASGQSNMQWSIKNTDGWEEEQARCANDKIRIAMVFRTCSPVPLNDLQGWTPWAPCNAESLANCCNGEGFSGVSYYFAKHLQAGLGVPVGIINTSWGGTRIEPWTPPAGFEPIPSLAGIVAQIRVNQPNSAEYQQLLTEAIAKVEAWIPEAQLALQNGVFPPALPAIASASALINEGAPTTLYNAMVAPLVPYANRGFIWYQGESNRGESMLYRDKMEALIKGWRTVWQQDDLACYFVQLAPYDYGNSPQALPEIWEAQAAAAEIPGAGMAVVNDIGNLTDIHPTNKDDVGKRLALQALNKTYGKTDVVCESPLFDRFEVQGNAMRVYFKHAKSLSTRDGAAPTWFQIFGPDGAYREATAAIDGTSVVLTAESVAMPVAVCFAWNHCALPNLMNEAGLPAPAFRAGTIPIDGALRANVPESEGFELVYALDPTNLTAENNKPRYDEDRHESLAGRRIARVAYYLQLVGPDNQARWVYAEMDPFTQDLAHIGVPIPDAGAQYQQDLANLFVKTNIEGLPSGALPGGVIELWACNYGAQCARSLPEASNDRYDFDDTMSMATNPGYGCLQIHDAASKTTLLAFNNPMAGRGADVGIGNCPGENPDWTFAHNAGSYINGRLIVLVKTASE encoded by the coding sequence ATGAAGAAAGTCACAGCATTGACGACTTGCCTTATCACCTTTGCGACATTGTTACTGGCAACCTTGTTGACGGGAGCGCCGTGCGCGGCCGCGGCCGAGCTCCGGCTGCCGGCGGTGTTCGCGGACCACGCCGTCTTACAGCAGAATGCCCGCGTACCCGTTTGGGGATGGGGCGAACCCGGCGAGACGATTACGGTTGCCATCGCGGGGCAGACCGCAACCGCAATAGCCGGAACCGACGGGCGCTGGCAGGCCGATCTAGCCCCCATGACCGCCGGCGGGCCCCACGAACTCGTTGTGACGGCCGGAAGCGGCTCGAAAACCTTCTCCGACATTCTGATAGGCGAGGTGTGGCTGGCGTCCGGGCAATCCAACATGCAGTGGTCTATCAAGAACACGGACGGCTGGGAAGAGGAGCAGGCACGGTGCGCAAACGACAAGATCCGGATTGCAATGGTGTTTCGCACATGCAGCCCGGTTCCGCTCAACGATCTGCAGGGGTGGACGCCGTGGGCTCCGTGCAACGCCGAGTCATTGGCGAACTGCTGCAACGGCGAAGGGTTTTCGGGAGTGAGTTACTACTTCGCCAAGCATCTTCAGGCGGGTTTGGGCGTGCCCGTAGGAATCATCAACACGAGTTGGGGCGGGACCCGGATCGAACCGTGGACTCCCCCCGCGGGTTTCGAGCCGATACCGTCGTTGGCCGGCATAGTCGCGCAGATTCGGGTAAACCAGCCCAACAGCGCCGAGTACCAGCAGTTGTTGACGGAAGCGATCGCCAAGGTGGAAGCGTGGATTCCGGAAGCCCAGCTGGCTCTTCAAAACGGCGTATTTCCGCCCGCGCTGCCCGCCATCGCGTCGGCATCGGCTCTGATTAATGAGGGAGCGCCGACAACACTCTACAATGCGATGGTCGCGCCGCTCGTGCCCTATGCCAACCGGGGTTTCATCTGGTACCAGGGCGAATCGAACCGGGGCGAGAGCATGCTGTACCGCGACAAGATGGAAGCGCTCATCAAGGGATGGCGCACTGTGTGGCAGCAGGACGATCTCGCATGTTACTTCGTGCAACTGGCGCCCTACGACTATGGCAACAGCCCCCAGGCCCTGCCCGAAATCTGGGAAGCCCAGGCGGCCGCAGCGGAGATCCCGGGCGCCGGAATGGCCGTCGTCAACGATATCGGCAATCTGACGGACATCCACCCTACCAACAAGGACGATGTGGGCAAGCGCCTCGCGCTGCAAGCCCTCAACAAGACCTATGGGAAAACGGATGTCGTCTGCGAAAGCCCACTCTTCGACCGGTTTGAGGTCCAAGGGAACGCCATGCGGGTCTATTTCAAGCATGCGAAGTCGCTGAGCACACGGGATGGCGCCGCGCCCACCTGGTTTCAGATTTTCGGTCCGGACGGCGCATACCGTGAGGCAACCGCGGCGATCGATGGGACGAGCGTGGTGTTGACGGCTGAGAGCGTCGCCATGCCGGTAGCCGTCTGTTTCGCGTGGAACCATTGCGCCCTGCCCAATCTCATGAACGAAGCCGGATTGCCAGCGCCCGCCTTTCGTGCGGGAACCATTCCCATCGACGGGGCGTTGCGGGCGAATGTTCCGGAGAGCGAAGGATTCGAGCTTGTCTACGCGCTCGACCCGACCAACCTGACGGCAGAGAACAACAAGCCTCGCTACGACGAAGATCGTCACGAGAGTCTTGCGGGCAGGCGCATCGCGCGCGTCGCCTATTACCTGCAACTCGTCGGACCCGATAACCAGGCGCGATGGGTATATGCGGAGATGGACCCCTTTACACAGGATCTCGCGCATATCGGCGTGCCGATTCCTGACGCGGGCGCACAGTATCAGCAGGATCTCGCAAACCTCTTCGTGAAAACCAACATCGAGGGATTGCCCAGCGGCGCGCTGCCGGGCGGCGTCATCGAGCTGTGGGCCTGCAACTACGGCGCCCAGTGCGCGCGGAGCCTGCCGGAGGCCAGCAACGACCGTTACGATTTCGACGACACCATGAGCATGGCCACCAATCCCGGTTACGGCTGCCTGCAGATCCACGACGCGGCATCGAAGACCACACTCTTGGCCTTCAACAACCCGATGGCGGGACGCGGCGCCGACGTAGGCATCGGAAACTGCCCGGGCGAGAATCCGGATTGGACCT